Proteins from one Mucilaginibacter jinjuensis genomic window:
- a CDS encoding NUDIX hydrolase yields MPAIQNIKVAVDAVVFGYTSKEGLSVLLIKRNIKPFKDSWALPGGLVRDDESLEEAIQRELKEETGVNINYLEQLYSFGKPGRDPRNRVISITYYGLVKPDAFELQADTDAADVAWFNIKKLPQLAFDHHEILTAAHERLKNKMLYQPVGFELLEEKFPFSELEKLYMAVLDRPIDRRNFKKKVIKFGFLEETTEKQALDGAGRPGNLFKFNPQKYYQLQKEGINFEI; encoded by the coding sequence ATGCCGGCCATTCAAAATATTAAAGTAGCTGTTGATGCTGTGGTATTTGGATATACTTCCAAAGAGGGCTTGTCTGTGCTATTGATTAAACGTAACATCAAACCTTTTAAAGATAGCTGGGCCCTGCCCGGTGGTTTGGTTCGTGATGATGAGTCTTTGGAAGAAGCTATTCAGCGTGAATTGAAAGAAGAGACCGGCGTTAATATTAATTATTTAGAGCAACTGTATAGCTTTGGTAAACCAGGCCGCGATCCGCGTAACCGGGTAATCTCTATCACCTATTATGGCTTGGTTAAGCCCGATGCTTTTGAATTACAGGCCGATACCGACGCTGCAGATGTGGCCTGGTTTAATATTAAAAAACTCCCTCAACTGGCGTTTGACCACCACGAGATTTTAACCGCAGCGCATGAGCGATTGAAAAACAAAATGCTTTACCAGCCGGTAGGTTTCGAACTACTGGAAGAGAAATTCCCATTCTCTGAACTCGAAAAATTATACATGGCCGTACTGGACCGCCCTATCGACCGCCGCAATTTTAAAAAGAAGGTCATTAAATTTGGCTTCCTCGAAGAAACTACCGAAAAACAAGCGCTTGATGGCGCAGGCAGACCTGGCAATCTTTTTAAGTTTAATCCGCAGAAATACTACCAGTTACAAAAAGAAGGAATCAACTTCGAGATTTAA
- a CDS encoding DUF6348 family protein, with protein MGLFDFLKPKPANNSQHQKKAEAIPADKNLYLLGALKSILIEMGYRVEKHPQYLTLIINTELEVSTAIVENPGVHPSVLHLMVATAHPQYFPDGIIESVAGVGISFEEQVNVALSNYINSTFLTLIDSLSDTHNPDLDFTKSINGKEVLWHPKPGEMHFQGLWQEYPQYDYLFELLKDKIPAQLTNNKINWLKIYVSKRADGEIIGECLFNNVQWEAGYHEIYKYAKSWNLIDEFRGIKQFMVFRRCDLYDDIAD; from the coding sequence ATGGGATTATTTGATTTCCTCAAACCTAAACCGGCAAACAATAGTCAGCACCAAAAGAAAGCTGAAGCAATACCTGCTGATAAAAATTTGTATTTACTAGGGGCTTTAAAATCCATATTGATTGAGATGGGGTACCGGGTCGAAAAACATCCGCAGTATTTGACGCTTATTATTAATACTGAACTGGAAGTATCAACCGCGATTGTAGAAAACCCGGGTGTGCATCCCTCGGTATTACATCTCATGGTAGCTACAGCTCATCCTCAATATTTCCCGGACGGGATAATAGAGAGTGTAGCAGGTGTAGGCATTTCGTTCGAAGAGCAGGTAAATGTTGCATTAAGCAACTACATCAATTCCACATTCCTTACACTAATTGATAGTTTATCAGATACCCATAACCCGGATTTGGACTTTACCAAATCGATCAATGGTAAAGAAGTGCTATGGCACCCAAAACCGGGGGAAATGCATTTCCAGGGATTATGGCAGGAATACCCACAATACGATTATCTTTTCGAATTATTAAAAGATAAGATCCCTGCTCAGTTAACCAACAACAAAATAAACTGGTTAAAGATCTATGTTTCTAAACGTGCAGATGGCGAAATTATAGGTGAATGCCTTTTCAATAATGTACAATGGGAAGCCGGATACCACGAAATTTACAAATATGCTAAGAGTTGGAATTTGATTGACGAATTCAGAGGCATTAAACAATTTATGGTGTTTAGGCGATGCGACCTATATGATGATATTGCGGATTAA
- a CDS encoding nicotinate phosphoribosyltransferase → MKRENLILLADAYKYAHHKFYYPGTTQIYSYLESRGGMFDETIFFGLQYFLKEYLQGPAFTQQDLDEADGFLQQVFGRDDVFDKSKFQYILDKYNGNLPVKIKAVAEGTAVPTHHVLMTIENTDPECYWLTNFLETLLMQVWYPCTVATLSNQIKKVITQFYTETATEGAEAGIDFVLNDFGFRGVSSVESAKIGGTAHLINFSGSDNLAGSGMAINYYDAQKVYGLSIPATEHSICTLLGRDGELEIFKHVLRSFPTGTIACVSDSFNIFKACREYWGGELKEEILNRKGTLVIRPDSGDPIMTLLEIFKILFETFGFTTNNKGYKVLPPQVRVIQGDGVNYGEIINIYNALKTNGISAENLVLGMGGALLQKVDRDTQKFALKCSSAVINGTEVTVEKSPTEMDAQGNITPSFKKSKGGRLKLVKINSIFKTVNEQEHLELADELRTVFENGRLVNPITFEQVKANANLN, encoded by the coding sequence ATGAAACGCGAAAATTTGATCCTGCTGGCTGATGCCTATAAATACGCTCACCATAAATTTTACTATCCCGGTACCACACAAATTTATAGTTACCTGGAAAGTCGCGGCGGAATGTTTGATGAAACGATATTCTTCGGTCTGCAATATTTTTTGAAAGAATACCTGCAAGGGCCTGCTTTTACCCAGCAAGACCTGGACGAAGCCGATGGCTTTCTGCAACAAGTATTTGGCCGTGATGATGTATTCGATAAATCTAAATTTCAATACATCCTTGATAAATACAACGGTAACCTGCCTGTGAAAATAAAAGCCGTTGCCGAAGGTACTGCTGTACCTACCCACCATGTGCTGATGACCATAGAAAATACCGACCCCGAATGTTACTGGCTTACCAATTTCTTGGAAACGCTGTTGATGCAGGTATGGTACCCATGCACAGTGGCAACCTTAAGCAACCAGATAAAAAAAGTGATTACCCAGTTTTACACCGAAACAGCAACCGAAGGTGCCGAAGCCGGGATTGATTTTGTACTGAACGATTTCGGTTTCCGTGGGGTAAGCAGTGTAGAGAGCGCTAAAATTGGCGGTACTGCCCATTTAATCAATTTCAGCGGCAGCGATAACCTGGCAGGCAGCGGCATGGCCATTAACTACTATGATGCCCAAAAGGTATATGGATTAAGCATCCCGGCAACTGAGCATAGTATTTGTACCCTATTAGGCCGCGATGGCGAACTGGAGATTTTTAAACACGTGCTGCGCAGTTTCCCAACCGGTACTATTGCCTGTGTATCTGATAGCTTTAACATTTTTAAAGCTTGTAGAGAGTACTGGGGTGGCGAGCTAAAAGAAGAGATCTTAAACCGGAAAGGTACCCTGGTGATCCGCCCCGATAGCGGCGATCCGATCATGACCTTGTTGGAGATATTCAAAATATTGTTCGAAACATTTGGTTTTACCACTAACAACAAAGGATACAAAGTATTACCACCGCAAGTAAGAGTGATCCAGGGGGATGGTGTAAACTACGGCGAGATCATCAACATATACAACGCATTAAAAACAAACGGCATTAGCGCAGAAAACTTAGTATTGGGCATGGGCGGCGCTTTGTTGCAAAAGGTTGACCGCGACACCCAAAAGTTTGCCCTGAAATGCAGCAGCGCGGTTATTAATGGCACCGAAGTAACAGTAGAGAAAAGCCCTACCGAAATGGATGCACAGGGTAATATTACCCCAAGTTTTAAAAAGAGTAAAGGCGGCCGTTTAAAACTGGTAAAAATAAATAGCATCTTTAAAACCGTAAACGAGCAGGAGCATTTAGAATTAGCCGATGAACTGCGCACCGTATTTGAAAATGGCAGACTGGTTAATCCCATTACATTTGAACAGGTGAAAGCTAATGCCAACCTTAACTAA
- a CDS encoding NUDIX domain-containing protein: protein MKTAVIIARFQTPYLHEGHKQLISMVQEKHAKLIILLGVSPIMGSRKNPYDYYTREKMIKKDYPEVVVLPISDHPSDKTWSESIDSLLKSVFQSEDFCLYGSRDSFIPYYSGRFETVELPEHGDYNATELRKQYADKVFDSNDFRAGILYAYYNQYTKVYPTVDIACFRNNKTEILLGKKATNNKWRFIGGFADPEDDSYEAAAKRELTEECGEMEISEMTYETSRKINDWRYRNEADKIITLLFSCDYISGSPAAKDDIIDLDWFPVADLPKMIENGTISDEHVEMFELIITRYLKN from the coding sequence ATGAAAACAGCCGTAATTATAGCCCGCTTCCAAACCCCTTACCTGCACGAGGGGCATAAGCAATTAATCAGCATGGTACAAGAGAAACATGCCAAGCTAATTATTTTGTTAGGTGTAAGCCCAATAATGGGCAGCCGCAAAAACCCTTATGATTATTATACCCGCGAAAAGATGATCAAGAAGGATTATCCGGAAGTAGTGGTTTTACCAATTAGCGACCATCCGAGTGATAAAACATGGTCTGAGAGTATTGATAGCCTGCTGAAAAGCGTTTTTCAATCAGAAGATTTCTGTTTGTATGGTAGCCGGGACAGTTTCATCCCCTACTACTCTGGCCGGTTCGAAACCGTAGAGTTGCCGGAACATGGTGATTATAACGCTACCGAGTTGCGCAAGCAATATGCTGATAAGGTATTCGATTCTAATGATTTTAGGGCAGGTATCCTGTATGCTTATTATAACCAATACACTAAAGTTTATCCTACTGTTGATATTGCTTGTTTTAGAAATAACAAAACAGAAATACTGCTGGGTAAAAAAGCAACCAACAACAAATGGCGCTTTATAGGCGGCTTTGCCGACCCGGAAGACGATAGTTATGAAGCTGCTGCCAAACGCGAATTAACAGAAGAGTGCGGTGAGATGGAAATAAGCGAAATGACCTACGAAACATCGCGCAAAATAAACGACTGGCGTTATCGTAACGAGGCCGATAAAATTATCACCCTTTTATTCAGCTGTGATTATATCAGTGGTTCACCTGCTGCAAAGGATGATATTATTGACCTGGATTGGTTCCCGGTTGCTGATCTACCAAAGATGATTGAGAATGGAACCATCAGCGACGAACATGTGGAGATGTTCGAACTAATTATTACTAGGTACCTTAAAAACTAA
- a CDS encoding ribose-phosphate diphosphokinase: MKKILFAIKGYEYLAEKVMACGDFEKGELEVSHFTDGERYQRIISQIENRNIVLIGGTVNDSATLELYDLASSLVSYGVNSLTLVIPYFGYSTMERAVLSGEIVTAKTRARLLSAIPKSNQGNKVLLFDLHSEGIQYYFEHDLYPVHVYCKDIVIKAALEYGGDNFVMASTDAGRAKWVESLANDLGVNAAFILKRRLKGDHTEVSAINADVDGKTVIIYDDMIRSGGSIINAAKTYKNAGAGDIYVITTHGLFVNDGINKLKNSGLIKKLICTDSHVNTQYINDEFVEVRSLDKLICESM, encoded by the coding sequence ATGAAAAAGATATTATTCGCCATAAAAGGCTACGAATACCTGGCCGAAAAGGTAATGGCCTGCGGCGATTTTGAAAAAGGGGAATTGGAAGTAAGCCATTTTACCGACGGCGAACGCTATCAGCGCATCATCTCCCAGATAGAGAACAGAAATATTGTATTGATAGGCGGCACTGTAAATGACAGCGCTACTTTAGAGTTATATGATTTGGCATCTTCACTGGTAAGTTACGGGGTTAATTCGCTAACGCTGGTTATTCCATACTTTGGTTACTCTACCATGGAGCGTGCGGTATTGAGCGGTGAAATTGTAACAGCCAAAACCCGCGCCAGGTTACTGTCGGCTATTCCAAAATCAAACCAGGGGAACAAGGTTCTGTTGTTCGACCTGCACTCAGAAGGGATCCAGTATTATTTTGAGCACGATTTATATCCGGTACATGTATACTGCAAGGATATTGTGATTAAGGCTGCGCTTGAATATGGTGGCGATAATTTTGTAATGGCCAGTACTGATGCAGGCCGTGCCAAATGGGTAGAATCGTTGGCGAATGATTTAGGCGTAAACGCAGCCTTTATCCTGAAACGCCGCCTGAAAGGCGACCATACCGAGGTAAGCGCCATTAATGCTGATGTAGATGGCAAAACGGTTATTATTTATGATGACATGATCCGCTCGGGAGGCAGCATTATTAACGCGGCTAAAACTTATAAAAATGCCGGCGCAGGTGATATCTACGTAATCACTACACACGGCTTATTTGTAAATGATGGCATCAACAAATTAAAAAACAGCGGATTAATTAAGAAACTGATCTGTACAGATTCGCACGTAAATACGCAATATATCAACGATGAATTTGTGGAGGTAAGAAGCCTGGATAAGCTGATTTGCGAAAGCATGTAA